The following are from one region of the Salvelinus fontinalis isolate EN_2023a chromosome 5, ASM2944872v1, whole genome shotgun sequence genome:
- the LOC129855415 gene encoding plasminogen activator inhibitor 1 RNA-binding protein-like isoform X1 translates to MPGHMQEGFGCAIANRFDQLFDDESDPFELLKEAENKKKEAPVPGAAKTAAQAAKLQKKESQKDRKMVPADKKDEPLAPVPLKKDGPGPRRMGRRPEGQGPAGGPPREFQGESRPPTDRPPRTDRRPPRRFERPPGGEEKPGEGGEFSVEKPIGERPMRGRGGGRGRGLGSRGRGMGRSDGFDARGKREFDRHSGNDRSSQKGEEKRGGSGSHNWGTVKDEMGELDQSNVTEETPEGEEHLPADSENKENEVGEPKEVEPKEMTLDEWKAQQDKEKTKVEFNIRKANEGADSQWKKGYVLHKSKDEKKDDTLIEAAVEAEGVAPKTEDDHHFRKPANDITAQLEINFGDLGRPSRGRGGPRGGRGGRGRGEGRGEFRGEFREREPREPRERDGGAPTRPARGGRTDKPSGVIVPNVDDPEAFPALA, encoded by the exons ATGCCCGGACATATGCAAGAAGGTTTCGGCTGCGCTATAGCCAACCGATTCGACCAACTATTTGACGACGAATCGGACCCGTTCGAGCTGTTGAAGGAGGCAGAGAACAAGAAGAAGGAGGCTCCTGTCCCTGGTGCCGCCAAGACCGCAGCCCAAGCCGCCAAGCTCCAGAAAAAGGAGTCCCAGAAAGATAGAAAGATGGTCCCTGCTGATAAGAAAGATGAGCCTCTGGCACCCGTGCCTCTGAAGAAAGATG GACCTGGTCCCAGGAGGATGGGTCGCAGGCCTGAGGGTCAGGGCCCAGCTGGTGGACCGCCCCGTGAGTTCCAGGGCGAGAGCCGCCCCcctacagacagacccccccgGACTGACAGACGGCCACCACGCCGTTTCGAGAGGCCCCCCGGCGGAGAGGAGAAGCCCGGCGAGGGAGGAGAGTTCTCTGTGGAGAA GCCCATTGGGGAAAGGCCCATGAGAGGACGTGGTGGCGGCAGAGGCCGGGGATTGGGCAGCAGGGGCCGAGGCATGGGCAGGAGCGACGGCTTCGATGCCCGGGGAAAGCGTGAATTTGACAGACACAGCGGCAACGATCGATC CAGCCAGAAAGGTGAGGAGAAGCGTGGAGGAAGTGGATCTCACAACTGGGGCACCGTCAAGGATGAGATGGG CGAGCTTGACCAATCAAACGTAACCGAGGAGACCCCTGAGGGAGAGGAGCATCTGCCCGCTGACTCTGAGAATAA GGAGAATGAGGTTGGTGAACCTAAGGAAGTGGAACCCAAGGAGATGACTCTGGATGAATGGAAGGCCCAGCAGGACAAGGAGAAAACCAAGGTGGAGTTCAACATCCGCAAGGCCAACGAGGGAGCCGACAGCCAGTGGAAGAAAGGATACGTGCTGCACAAGTCCAAGGAC GAGAAGAAAGATGATACTCTGATTGAAGCTGCAGTGGAGGCCGAGGGAGTCGCCCCTAAG ACAGAGGATGATCACCACTTCCGGAAGCCGGCCAATGACATCACAGCCCAGTTGGAGATAAACTTTGGGGACCTGGGCCGCCCTAGCCGTGGTCGTGGTGGACCCCGTGGTGGCAGGGGGGGCCGTGGGCgcggggagggcagaggagagttcCGGGGAGAGTTCCGCGAGCGTGAGCCCAGAGAGCCCCGAGAGCGTGATGGTGGCGCCCCCACCAGGCCGGCCCGCGGAGGCCGGACTGACAAG CCGAGCGGGGTGATCGTGCCCAACGTGGACGACCCCGAGGCCTTCCCGGCCCTGGCCTAA
- the LOC129855415 gene encoding plasminogen activator inhibitor 1 RNA-binding protein-like isoform X2, with product MPGHMQEGFGCAIANRFDQLFDDESDPFELLKEAENKKKEAPVPGAAKTAAQAAKLQKKESQKDRKMVPADKKDEPLAPVPLKKDGPGPRRMGRRPEGQGPAGGPPREFQGESRPPTDRPPRTDRRPPRRFERPPGGEEKPGEGGEFSVEKPIGERPMRGRGGGRGRGLGSRGRGMGRSDGFDARGKREFDRHSGNDRSQKGEEKRGGSGSHNWGTVKDEMGELDQSNVTEETPEGEEHLPADSENKENEVGEPKEVEPKEMTLDEWKAQQDKEKTKVEFNIRKANEGADSQWKKGYVLHKSKDEKKDDTLIEAAVEAEGVAPKTEDDHHFRKPANDITAQLEINFGDLGRPSRGRGGPRGGRGGRGRGEGRGEFRGEFREREPREPRERDGGAPTRPARGGRTDKPSGVIVPNVDDPEAFPALA from the exons ATGCCCGGACATATGCAAGAAGGTTTCGGCTGCGCTATAGCCAACCGATTCGACCAACTATTTGACGACGAATCGGACCCGTTCGAGCTGTTGAAGGAGGCAGAGAACAAGAAGAAGGAGGCTCCTGTCCCTGGTGCCGCCAAGACCGCAGCCCAAGCCGCCAAGCTCCAGAAAAAGGAGTCCCAGAAAGATAGAAAGATGGTCCCTGCTGATAAGAAAGATGAGCCTCTGGCACCCGTGCCTCTGAAGAAAGATG GACCTGGTCCCAGGAGGATGGGTCGCAGGCCTGAGGGTCAGGGCCCAGCTGGTGGACCGCCCCGTGAGTTCCAGGGCGAGAGCCGCCCCcctacagacagacccccccgGACTGACAGACGGCCACCACGCCGTTTCGAGAGGCCCCCCGGCGGAGAGGAGAAGCCCGGCGAGGGAGGAGAGTTCTCTGTGGAGAA GCCCATTGGGGAAAGGCCCATGAGAGGACGTGGTGGCGGCAGAGGCCGGGGATTGGGCAGCAGGGGCCGAGGCATGGGCAGGAGCGACGGCTTCGATGCCCGGGGAAAGCGTGAATTTGACAGACACAGCGGCAACGATCGATC CCAGAAAGGTGAGGAGAAGCGTGGAGGAAGTGGATCTCACAACTGGGGCACCGTCAAGGATGAGATGGG CGAGCTTGACCAATCAAACGTAACCGAGGAGACCCCTGAGGGAGAGGAGCATCTGCCCGCTGACTCTGAGAATAA GGAGAATGAGGTTGGTGAACCTAAGGAAGTGGAACCCAAGGAGATGACTCTGGATGAATGGAAGGCCCAGCAGGACAAGGAGAAAACCAAGGTGGAGTTCAACATCCGCAAGGCCAACGAGGGAGCCGACAGCCAGTGGAAGAAAGGATACGTGCTGCACAAGTCCAAGGAC GAGAAGAAAGATGATACTCTGATTGAAGCTGCAGTGGAGGCCGAGGGAGTCGCCCCTAAG ACAGAGGATGATCACCACTTCCGGAAGCCGGCCAATGACATCACAGCCCAGTTGGAGATAAACTTTGGGGACCTGGGCCGCCCTAGCCGTGGTCGTGGTGGACCCCGTGGTGGCAGGGGGGGCCGTGGGCgcggggagggcagaggagagttcCGGGGAGAGTTCCGCGAGCGTGAGCCCAGAGAGCCCCGAGAGCGTGATGGTGGCGCCCCCACCAGGCCGGCCCGCGGAGGCCGGACTGACAAG CCGAGCGGGGTGATCGTGCCCAACGTGGACGACCCCGAGGCCTTCCCGGCCCTGGCCTAA